TCTCGGCGATTTCAATAGGCTGAAACGATTCCTGCAACACATGAACCAAAAGAGTTATGCAAGCTCTCAGAACGTAAAGCATTTAGTGTAAACCATCCCTCCTCTGTTAACTAAAAGGCTCACCTGGTTCTTGCTAACCCAGTCCTGTTCATCACCCATTTCAACTTTGAATTTCGGTATCTCCTTCAAGCCAATGGAGTTTGCAGCCTGTGAAATGCACATTTTCACTTCCTCGTTCACAGGAAATATTGATTCTATACATATCTGCAAAATAAACCCAAAGATTAAAGACCAAAGAAACACAAGCAATGACTCTGATGAGACAACAAAGAACAAAGCTTTACGTTCCTATTTGTTGAAACATTGTTCAATGATAAAAAAGATTGGTGCTTTTTTCACCTCTTTGGAAGCAAGAGAAGACCCAGAAGTCACATCTTCATCTTCTTCGTCGTCGTCGCCTTCATCTACAGCTACTGAGCTCGCTCCAAAACACAACAACGCCTCCGAGAAAGGATCCTAACGAAACCCAGATGAAAAAATTGAAACTTTCGATCTCCTTATCCAATTAGGGTGCGGGTGAGAGAAAGAGAGAATGAGAGGGTTACTACATACGACGACATGTTTAGGACAGTGGATACGAACTGAGAGGTAAGGTGCATCAGCGAAGGACTCAGATGAGGAAGATGTAGAGAGACACGCGGTGACTGAAAAGGAGGAGGGAGGAGTAGAGGAAGTGAAGCAGCGGCGAGGTTTTACTCTGAGGATATGGCGGGAGAGATTCGTGCACGGAAAGTGTTTGATGAATTGCCAAGCTGACATTTTTTATTAATCTTTTCCCCTCTTTCGTAACTGTGGAATTTAAACGCTTTATAAAAGACAAAAGTAGAAAGTTTCCTCTATAAATAGTAAAGAACATATAGAAGAAAAAAAAATGGTAATGGAAGCGACCAGAAGAATGGGTTTCTCTGCTAATCCTCTCTCGCTAACCGTACCAGACTCTGTACTCGAATCATTGCTTCAAGACTCCGGCTATCTCGACCTTCTTGACCACCGTACCTCCGACGTCTCATCAATGTCACCATCCTCCTCCTCCTCCTCCGCCACTGAAGCTAAACCTCCTACGGCTCAGCTCGTCGCTGTCTTCTCTCTTGTAACTGTCAACCCTTTCTCGAAGCTCTCAGCTGATGATTTCGCCGGAGAAACGCCGCCATGGACAACCAGGTTCTTCGGCGACTCTGACTCTTATTCGTTCCCGTCGTCTTCTCATGAAGCTAGAAACAGAGTCCATGAGAATGTCAAGCGCTTCGCTAGGAACTACGCAACCCTACTCATCCTCTTCTTCACTTACGAACTGTATGCATCTATAAAGTCTCAGCTTTTTTAGCCAAATTGGATTTGAAACACTGTTGTGTTGATTGTCCTGACATTGAGTTTTTGTAGGTTTGAGATGCCACTAGCGTTGCTAGGGTTTGTAACAAGCTATGTCTTTTGGGAGTTATTCAAATTCTGCGTCGACAGATGGGAATCCAATCGACATCCCTTGATCAGAAAAATATTAATCCGTGTCGCACTATGTGGTAAGTATCCAGTAGATGTTTCTTTCTTGGTTCTTTGGTTTTGTATAGTTTAACCTTGTTGATATGGACCCTAAGATGATATTTTTACTTAGTTGAGATATTCTCTTAATTTGATGTAATTCTGGATCATTTAACAAAGTTACTCGCTTTGTTTTGCAGCAACCGTGAGCTTTTTGGCGTTTCTGAATGTTCAAATTGCTGTTTTCTATGCTCTTGCGATAAGTTATGCAGGTAAAACTAATCAGTATATTGGTTTCTCAGTTCTCTTTTTAACCGCCTCTAACGAACTGATGATATGATGTTGTTTGCAATCTTCTTTGTAGTTGTAATATTGCATGGCGGGTTCAGGAATCTCTCCCTTTCCGAGAAGCAATCTTGAGGCAAGATACAACTAAATATAATTAGAAGACAACAACCCATTGCGATGGCTGGAGAAAATATATTATTACTTTTGGATTTTAATTACTTTTAAGTGTCGATTAAAACTCTGTAGCATTTTTAGCTTTATCTAAGTCACTAGGATAAAACATGCGCGCGCCTTGCTCATGATAAATTTATATGAAAATTATTTAAGAAATATCGTATGGAAAAAAAATTTATATTATTGATCGAATTAATATATTTGGCACTTAAACAATTTTTTTAAAAACTTTTTTGTTAATTACATAATTTGTTTACTAATGAACTGATCCCATTTTAAAAAATATTTTAGGTCAAAAAATTATTTATCGTATAAAAACCTAACATTTAGGTCGAAAAATCTCATGTCTACTATTTGGTTACAATGAAACTATGTCAACTCGGTTTTATATCATGATTTAGAGTTTACGTTCACGTGTCAATCCTATCTATCTTCGATATTTTTCTCCTTTTTGGGTCATTTTGGTTATTGCTCGATATAAATATTGATTTTTGAGTTTATTCTCATTTCTTTCTTTTATTTTGGCATGAGATTTAGAAAATGTTTAAGATTCAAAATTATTAAATAGATACATACTTAGGTTAAGATCTACGCCTTGTGCAGAATAAATACTTATTTTATATTTTTTGCATAATATGAAATAATAAAATAATAATTATATATTAAATAACTAAGAAATCAGTTACTATTATGTAATAAATTGGCTTGCACATATAAATCAAATGACCGCTCTTGTTTATTCGCAACCATTTTAGAATAAATAAATCAAA
This genomic interval from Brassica oleracea var. oleracea cultivar TO1000 chromosome C2, BOL, whole genome shotgun sequence contains the following:
- the LOC106326621 gene encoding PRA1 family protein H-like, with translation MVMEATRRMGFSANPLSLTVEAKPPTAQLVAVFSLVTVNPFSKLSADDFAGETPPWTTRFFGDSDSYSFPSSSHEARNRVHENVKRFARNYATLLILFFTYELFEMPLALLGFVTSYVFWELFKFCVDRWESNRHPLIRKILIRVALCATVSFLAFLNVQIAVFYALAISYAVVILHGGFRNLSLSEKQS